A genome region from Anolis carolinensis isolate JA03-04 chromosome 6, rAnoCar3.1.pri, whole genome shotgun sequence includes the following:
- the nod1 gene encoding nucleotide-binding oligomerization domain-containing protein 1 isoform X2 — protein sequence MENQRGGETTIQQTATAACRSSFVSLLKVHRELLVSKVRNTQCLIDNLLKNEYFSTEDAEIAAQYPTQADKVRKILDLAQSKGEEVAEYCIYVLQQVADAYYELHPWLEEIGFHPSEVISSKPVENTDPVSRYHQKLKDELGRDTKFIVSYTQKEDMLLEETYSANIMEFIKHNNEKFGDVNALEDLLSDNVGLVNENGETVYIFGDAGIGKSMLLQKMQNLWSKGEFSVGAKFFFRFRCRTFSCFKHDAAICLKDLLFKYNCFPDQDPEEVFDFIVKFPHTVLFTFDGFDEIHSDFDLNSIPETCSPSEYIHPLALLVGLLTGKLLKGSRKVLTARTGTEIDKNIIRKKVHLLGFSTSNLKEYTRMFFKDEGCRTMVLNELEANPNLCSLCSVPLFCWIIFKCFDHFHFTFDSHELPDIKVTLTDIFLLMTEVHLNRTQKTNLLKKNTRSQVETYRNSKNILFALSKLAHRGMKKSIFVFDQDEVLNDLSEQDLHLGFLRTVPDYGSCTDQPSYEFLHLTLQSFFTALFLVMEEKVGAKELLHFFAECSTLDTSLSNCLPIAWLKNHRATGEDPFRNKEHFHFTNLFLCGLLSKGQHKLMRHLVPSLTIKKKRKVLLAYFSGSMKSHLKGLIRARLKEYKQLQVRPNFVWMLRCIYETQSEKVSKGVAKNMRANYLKLTYCNVYSADCSALSFILHHFQKHLALDLDNNNINDYGIKQLFPCFSKLTVLRVSVNQITDQAIRVLYEELSKYKIVTYLGLYNNQITDVGAKYVAKLIVECPSLIYIKIGANKITTEGGKSLAYAIQQSKTMYEIGMWGNQVGDEGAKAFAEALRNHPTLTNISLAFNGITTEGGKCLAEAMKHNNTVNIFWLTKNDFDDEAAECFAEMLKVNKRLGHLWLIQNQITARGAKCLADALHDNTAIKEV from the exons ATGGAAAATCAACGTGGTGGTGAGACAACGATACAGCAAACGGCTACAGCAGCCTGTCGGTCATCCTTTGTTAGCCTGCTGAAAGTACACAGAGAACTATTAGTTAGCAAAGTTCGTAATACCCAGTGTTTGATAGACAACTTACTCAAGAACGAGTATTTCTCAACCGAAGATGCAGAGATTGCTGCACAGTATCCAACCCAAGCTGATAAG GTTCGTAAAATTTTGGATCTAGCTCAGAGCAAAGGAGAAGAAGTTGCAGAATATTGCATCTATGTCCTGCAGCAAGTCGCTGATGCTTACTATGAGCTGCATCCATGGCTGGAAGAGATTGGATTTCATCCTTCAGAGGTCATTAGTAGTAAACCTGTGGAAAATACTGATCCAG TCAGCAGGTATCATCAGAAACTTAAAGATGAATTGGGCCGAGACACAAAGTTCATCGTGTCATatacccaaaaggaggacatgtTGCTTGAAGAAACTTATTCAGCCAACATTATGGAGTTTATCAAGCACAACAACGAGAAATTTGGTGATGTGAATGCCCTGGAAGACCTTCTTAGTGACAACGTCGGCCTAGTTAATGAAAATGGAGAGACCGTCTACATCTTTGGGGATGCGGGGATTGGAAAATCTATGTTGTTGCAAAAGATGCAAAACCTTTGGTCCAAGGGTGAATTCAGTGTTGGGGCCAAATTCTTTTTCCGTTTCCGGTGCAGGACGTTCAGCTGTTTCAAGCACGATGCAGCTATCTGTTTGAAAGATCTCCTATTTAAATACAATTGTTTTCCTGACCAGGACCCAGAGGAGGTCTTTGACTTTATTGTGAAATTCCCTCACACAGTTCTGTTTACTTTTGATGGCTTTGATGAGATCCATTCTGACTTTGATCTCAACAGCATTCCTGAGACCTGTTCTCCCAGTGAATATATTCACCCGCTTGCTTTGTTAGTGGGCCTTCTCACTGGGAAGCTTCTGAAGGGTTCCAGGAAAGTCCTGACAGCAAGAACAGGGACTGAAATTGACAAAAACATTATCAGGAAGAAGGTGCATCTCCTGGGGTTTTCCACCAGCAACCTGAAAGAGTATACCAGAATGTTCTTCAAAGATGAAGGGTGCCGGACTATGGTTCTCAACGAGCTGGAAGCAAACCCAAATCTCTGCAGTTTATGCTCAGTGCCTTTATTTTGCTGGATTATCTTCAAATGCTTTGACCATTTTCACTTCACATTTGACAGCCATGAGCTCCCAGACATCAAAGTTACTTTAACAGACATTTTCTTGCTCATGACTGAGGTCCACTTGAACCGGACTCAGAAAACAAATTTGCTGAAGAAGAACACAAGGAGCCAAGTGGAGACATACAGGAACAGCAAAAACATTTTGTTTGCTCTGAGTAAATTAGCACACAGGGGAATGAAGAAGTCTATTTTTgtctttgaccaggatgaagttCTCAACGATCTGTCTGAACAGGATTTACACTTGGGTTTCCTCAGGACGGTTCCAGATTACGGAAGCTGCACTGACCAACCTTCCTATGAATTCTTGCACTTGACCTTGCAGTCCTTTTTTACAGCTTTGTTCCTGGTCATGGAGGAGAAAGTGGGTGCAAAGGAGTTGCTGCATTTCTTTGCTGAGTGCTCTACTCTCGATACCTCTCTGTCCAACTGCTTACCAATCGCCTGGTTGAAAAATCACCGTGCGACAGGGGAGGATCCTTTCCGGAATAAGGAGCACTTCCATTTCACCAACCTCTTCCTTTGTGGCTTGCTTTCCAAGGGACAGCACAAACTGATGAGACACTTGGTTCCATCGTTGaccattaaaaagaaaaggaaggtgcTCCTTGCTTATTTCTCTGGAAGCATGAAGTCCCACCTCAAGGGCCTCATCCGAGCGAGGCTGAAGGAATATAAGCAGCTTCAAGTCAGGCCCAATTTTGTGTGGATGTTGAGGTGTATCTACGAGACACAGAGTGAGAAAGTCAGCAAAGGGGTTGCCAAGAATATGCGGGCCAACTACCTCAAGCTGACCTATTGCAATGTCTATTCTGCTGACTGCAGTGCTCTCTCTTTTATTCTGCATCATTTCCAGAAGCACCTGGCCCTTGACTTGGACAATAACAACATCAACGATTATGGAATAAAGCAACTTTTTCCTTGTTTTAGCAAGTTGACAGTACTGCG ggTGAGTGTTAACCAAATAACGGATCAAGCAATAAGAGTACTCTACGAAGAATTGTCCAAATACAAAATTGTGACTTATTTGGG CTTGTATAACAACCAAATTACTGATGTTGGAGCCAAATATGTTGCAAAACTCATTGTGGAATGTCCAAGCCTCATTTATATTAA AATAGGAGCAAACAAGATAACAACTGAGGGAGGGAAAAGCCTTGCTTATGCTATTCAACAGAGCAAAACAATGTATGAAATTGG AATGTGGGGTAATCAAGTAGGGGATGAAGGAGCCAAAGCTTTTGCGGAAGCCCTGAGGAATCACCCCACCTTAACAAACATCAG